The following proteins are encoded in a genomic region of Mycolicibacterium confluentis:
- a CDS encoding SecDF P1 head subdomain-containing protein: MTDPAGREAARNRRRRWIAVTAALVGLTMIVPLSAALIQQGFGSPESASGSEVAAVPTPAGPSIKPLTVRPVVKAVMTTPEECPQGMVGPPTETVQLCDIEKTALFTLSAEAVQLQLTQAEALLSPLNNSYYVQVALTPESAQTFSDFTAANIGKQVAFVRGGVVVSAPSIGQRLDGDTLQLSGEMTAEESEGMARLLRDEA; this comes from the coding sequence ATGACGGACCCAGCGGGCCGCGAGGCGGCACGCAATCGCCGCAGGCGCTGGATTGCGGTGACCGCGGCACTGGTCGGGCTGACCATGATCGTGCCCCTCTCAGCCGCGCTGATCCAGCAGGGATTCGGCTCACCGGAGTCCGCCTCGGGTTCTGAGGTCGCCGCGGTGCCCACGCCTGCCGGGCCGTCGATCAAACCGCTGACCGTGCGTCCGGTGGTCAAGGCCGTGATGACCACACCTGAGGAGTGTCCGCAGGGGATGGTGGGTCCGCCGACCGAGACCGTGCAGTTGTGTGACATCGAGAAGACGGCGCTGTTCACACTCAGTGCCGAGGCGGTGCAGCTTCAACTGACCCAGGCCGAGGCGCTGTTGTCGCCGCTGAACAACTCCTACTACGTGCAGGTCGCCCTGACACCGGAGTCGGCGCAGACGTTCTCCGACTTCACCGCGGCCAACATCGGCAAGCAGGTCGCGTTCGTGCGCGGCGGGGTCGTCGTGTCGGCTCCGTCGATCGGCCAGCGCCTCGACGGTGACACGCTCCAGCTGTCCGGTGAGATGACCGCCGAGGAGTCCGAGGGGATGGCGCGCCTGCTGCGCGACGAGGCCTGA